In one Mycobacterium heckeshornense genomic region, the following are encoded:
- a CDS encoding acetyl/propionyl/methylcrotonyl-CoA carboxylase subunit alpha, with protein sequence MGVTRVLVANRGEIARRIFATCRRLGVSTVAVYTDPDAAAPHVAEADLRVRLPRVNDYLNPEALIAAARATDADAVHPGYGFLSENADFAAAVVDAGLTWIGPPVTAVRAMGSKIEAKKLMAAAGVPVLAELDPDTVTAEQLPVLVKASAGGGGRGMRVVRELAALPHEVAAARREAQSAFGDPTVFCERYLPTGHHVEVQVIADTHGTIWAVGERECSIQRRHQKIIEEAPSPLVERTPGMRAKLFDAARLAASAIGYTGAGTVEFLADISPSGDAEFYFLEMNTRLQVEHPVTEETTGTDLVELQLAVADGGRLDPEPPAAQGYSIEARVYAEDPARDWQPQAGQVHTIDVPGVRAQFETLGRRTGIRLDSGIVDGSVVSIHYDPMLAKVISYAPSRRQAARVLADALARTRLHGVRTNRELLVNVLRHPAFLDGATDTAFFDTHGLPTLAAPLCDAAAVRLSAIAAALADAAHNRATAAVFGSMPSGWRNLASGYQVKNFRDDNGHDHRVQYRFTRTGLELPDDESVHLVSCTADEVVLADGNGVACRIEAARYGDDIYVDSPHGSVHLVALPRFPEPGSAVEQGSLVAPMPGNVIRVGAQVGDTVTAGQPLVWLEAMKMEHTITAPTDGVLSQLAVGPGAQVEVGAVLARVDASPQQTEGVSQS encoded by the coding sequence ATGGGTGTCACTCGAGTTCTGGTCGCCAACCGCGGCGAGATCGCCCGGCGGATCTTCGCGACCTGCCGCCGGCTGGGCGTGAGCACGGTCGCGGTCTACACCGACCCGGACGCGGCAGCGCCGCACGTGGCCGAGGCGGATCTGCGGGTGCGTCTGCCGCGGGTCAACGACTACCTCAATCCCGAGGCGCTGATCGCCGCGGCCCGGGCCACCGACGCCGACGCTGTCCATCCGGGTTACGGGTTCCTCTCCGAGAACGCTGATTTCGCGGCGGCAGTAGTCGATGCGGGGTTGACCTGGATCGGCCCGCCGGTGACGGCGGTGCGCGCGATGGGCTCCAAGATCGAGGCCAAGAAACTGATGGCCGCCGCCGGCGTTCCGGTGCTCGCCGAGCTCGACCCCGACACGGTCACCGCCGAGCAACTGCCGGTATTGGTCAAGGCCTCGGCGGGTGGCGGTGGCCGCGGGATGCGAGTAGTGCGCGAGTTGGCGGCGCTTCCGCACGAGGTTGCCGCTGCGCGGCGCGAGGCGCAGTCCGCGTTCGGCGATCCGACCGTGTTCTGCGAGCGCTACCTGCCCACCGGCCACCACGTCGAAGTCCAGGTGATCGCCGACACCCACGGCACGATATGGGCTGTTGGAGAACGGGAATGCTCGATCCAGCGTCGGCACCAGAAGATCATCGAAGAAGCCCCCTCCCCGCTGGTGGAACGCACGCCGGGGATGAGAGCCAAGCTGTTCGACGCTGCCCGCCTCGCCGCCAGCGCGATCGGCTACACCGGAGCCGGCACCGTGGAGTTCCTCGCCGACATCTCTCCTTCTGGGGACGCCGAGTTCTACTTCCTGGAGATGAACACCCGCCTGCAGGTCGAGCACCCCGTTACCGAGGAGACGACAGGAACCGACCTGGTCGAGCTGCAGCTGGCGGTGGCTGACGGTGGCCGATTGGATCCTGAACCTCCTGCGGCACAAGGGTATTCGATTGAGGCGCGAGTCTACGCTGAGGATCCGGCGCGGGACTGGCAGCCGCAGGCCGGTCAGGTGCACACCATCGACGTACCCGGGGTGCGCGCACAGTTCGAAACCCTCGGCCGGCGTACCGGGATCAGGCTGGACTCGGGCATTGTGGACGGATCGGTGGTGTCGATCCACTACGACCCGATGCTGGCCAAGGTAATCTCCTACGCCCCCAGCCGCCGTCAGGCAGCACGGGTGCTCGCCGACGCACTGGCCCGCACCCGCTTGCATGGCGTCCGCACCAACCGCGAGCTTTTGGTCAATGTGCTGCGGCACCCCGCTTTCCTCGACGGCGCCACCGATACCGCGTTTTTCGACACCCACGGGCTGCCGACGCTGGCGGCACCGCTGTGCGACGCGGCGGCGGTCCGGTTATCCGCGATCGCGGCCGCGCTCGCCGACGCCGCACACAACCGCGCGACGGCAGCCGTATTCGGGTCCATGCCGAGCGGGTGGCGCAACCTGGCCTCTGGGTATCAGGTCAAGAACTTCCGCGACGACAACGGTCACGATCATCGTGTCCAATATCGTTTCACCAGAACGGGTTTAGAGCTCCCCGACGACGAGTCGGTGCACCTGGTTTCCTGCACCGCCGACGAGGTGGTGCTGGCTGATGGCAACGGCGTAGCGTGCCGGATCGAGGCCGCCCGTTACGGAGACGACATCTACGTCGACTCACCGCACGGATCGGTACACCTGGTGGCCCTGCCCCGCTTCCCGGAGCCGGGTTCGGCTGTCGAACAGGGTTCGCTGGTGGCACCGATGCCTGGCAACGTCATCCGGGTCGGCGCTCAGGTCGGCGACACGGTGACCGCCGGCCAACCGCTGGTCTGGCTGGAAGCGATGAAGATGGAGCACACAATCACCGCGCCGACGGACGGGGTACTGTCGCAGCTCGCCGTCGGTCCTGGCGCACAAGTCGAAGTAGGCGCGGTGTTGGCTCGCGTCGATGCATCCCCCCAACAAACAGAAGGAGTCTCGCAATCGTGA
- a CDS encoding acyl-CoA carboxylase subunit beta, giving the protein MTVLQSTLDPASPAYTEAASALTAKLAEIDGELAKALAGGGPRYVERHHSRGKLTARERIELLVDPDSPFLELCPLAAWGSEFQVGASVVAGIGAVSGVECIIVANDPTVKGGTSNPWTLRKILRANQIAFQNRLPVISLVESGGADLPTQKEVFIPGGQMFRDLTRLSAAGIPTIALVFGNSTAGGAYVPGMSDHVVMIKERSKVFLAGPPLVKMATGEESDDESLGGAEMHARISGLADYFALDELDALRIGRQIVARLNWKKLGPAPGPVIEPRYDAEELLGIVPSDLRIPFDPREVIARIVDGSEFDEFKPLYGSSLVTGWARLHGYPLGILANARGILFSEEAQKATQFIQLANRSDTPLLFLHNTTGYMVGKDYEERGMIKHGSMMINAVSNSTVPHISLLIGASYGAGHYGMCGRAYDPRFLFAWPSAKAAVMGGAQLAGVISIVNRAAAQARGQQFDEEADAALRAAIEAQIEAESLPLFLSGRLYDDGVIDPRDTRTVLGMCLSAIANAPIKGTSNFGVFRM; this is encoded by the coding sequence ATGACGGTCCTGCAATCGACGCTCGACCCGGCCTCGCCCGCCTACACCGAGGCGGCTTCCGCGTTGACCGCCAAACTCGCCGAGATCGACGGCGAGCTGGCCAAGGCGCTCGCAGGCGGCGGCCCTAGATACGTCGAGCGCCATCATTCCCGCGGCAAGCTGACCGCACGGGAACGAATCGAGTTGCTGGTCGATCCCGATTCGCCGTTCTTGGAGTTGTGCCCGCTTGCGGCGTGGGGCAGCGAATTCCAGGTGGGCGCCAGCGTCGTCGCGGGCATCGGCGCGGTATCCGGCGTGGAATGCATCATCGTCGCCAACGATCCCACGGTCAAAGGTGGCACCAGTAATCCGTGGACGCTGCGAAAGATACTGCGGGCCAATCAGATCGCCTTCCAGAACCGCCTGCCGGTCATCTCACTGGTGGAGTCCGGCGGCGCCGACTTACCAACGCAGAAAGAGGTTTTCATCCCCGGCGGACAGATGTTCCGTGACCTGACCCGGCTGTCGGCAGCCGGGATTCCGACCATCGCCCTGGTGTTCGGGAACTCCACCGCGGGCGGCGCCTATGTGCCGGGGATGTCCGACCACGTGGTGATGATCAAAGAACGCTCTAAAGTGTTCTTGGCCGGGCCGCCGCTGGTGAAAATGGCGACCGGCGAAGAATCTGATGACGAATCTCTGGGCGGCGCCGAAATGCATGCCCGCATCTCGGGTTTGGCTGACTACTTCGCCCTCGACGAGCTCGACGCGCTGCGCATCGGCCGCCAGATCGTGGCCCGGTTGAACTGGAAGAAGCTAGGGCCGGCACCCGGACCGGTCATCGAGCCGCGCTACGACGCCGAGGAACTGTTGGGCATCGTGCCGTCCGATCTGCGTATCCCATTCGACCCGCGGGAGGTCATCGCCCGTATCGTCGACGGCTCGGAATTCGACGAGTTCAAACCGCTCTACGGCTCGTCCCTGGTCACCGGCTGGGCCCGGCTGCACGGCTATCCGCTGGGCATTTTGGCCAACGCCCGCGGCATCCTGTTCAGCGAGGAAGCCCAGAAGGCGACTCAGTTCATCCAGTTGGCCAACCGCTCCGACACCCCACTGTTGTTCTTGCACAACACCACTGGCTACATGGTCGGCAAGGACTACGAGGAACGCGGGATGATCAAGCACGGCTCGATGATGATCAACGCGGTTTCCAACTCGACCGTGCCGCACATTTCGCTGCTGATCGGAGCGTCATACGGAGCCGGGCACTACGGCATGTGTGGACGGGCCTACGATCCGCGCTTCTTGTTCGCCTGGCCGAGCGCGAAGGCCGCCGTCATGGGCGGCGCCCAATTGGCGGGCGTGATCTCCATCGTCAACCGCGCCGCCGCGCAAGCGCGGGGTCAGCAATTCGACGAAGAGGCCGACGCTGCGCTGCGGGCGGCGATCGAGGCGCAGATCGAAGCGGAGTCGTTACCGTTGTTTCTGTCCGGACGACTGTACGACGACGGCGTCATCGATCCGCGTGACACCCGGACCGTGCTGGGAATGTGCTTGTCTGCCATCGCTAATGCCCCGATCAAGGGCACGTCGAACTTTGGTGTCTTCCGGATGTGA
- a CDS encoding acyl-CoA dehydrogenase family protein, with protein MTIWTTPERDQLRKTVRSFAEREILPHIDEWERDGELPRDLHRRAGRAGLLGAGFPETVGGGGGDAADSVIICEELHEAGVAGGVYASLFTCGIAVPHMVASGAERLIERFVRPTLAGDKIGALAITEPGGGSDVGHLRTTAVHDGDHYIVRGAKTYITSGVRADYVVTAVRTGGPGAAGVSLLVVEKGTPGFEVTRKLDKMGWRSSDTAELSYTDARVPAANLVGAENSGFAQIAHAFLAERIGLAVQAYSSAQRCLDITLQWCRDRETFGRPLISRQAVQNTLAEMARRIDVARVYTRHVVERQLAGETDLIAQVCFAKNTAVKAGEWVAHQAVQLFGGMGYMSESEVERQYRDMRILGIGGGTTEILTALAAKTLGYQS; from the coding sequence GTGACCATTTGGACCACACCGGAGCGCGATCAGCTGCGGAAAACGGTCCGCTCCTTCGCCGAGCGCGAGATCCTGCCACATATCGACGAGTGGGAGCGCGACGGCGAGTTGCCGCGCGACTTGCACCGCCGCGCCGGGCGAGCCGGGCTGCTGGGGGCGGGTTTCCCGGAGACGGTCGGCGGTGGCGGCGGCGACGCCGCCGACTCGGTGATCATCTGTGAAGAACTGCACGAAGCCGGCGTGGCGGGTGGGGTGTATGCGTCCTTGTTCACCTGCGGCATCGCGGTGCCGCACATGGTTGCTTCGGGCGCCGAGCGGCTCATCGAGAGGTTTGTGCGGCCCACCCTGGCCGGGGACAAGATCGGCGCGCTGGCCATCACCGAGCCCGGTGGTGGCTCCGACGTCGGCCATCTGCGCACCACCGCCGTCCACGACGGCGACCACTACATTGTCCGTGGCGCCAAGACCTACATCACCTCCGGGGTCCGGGCCGACTATGTCGTCACCGCGGTGCGCACCGGCGGCCCGGGTGCTGCTGGGGTGTCGCTGCTGGTGGTGGAAAAGGGCACACCGGGATTCGAGGTCACCCGTAAGCTCGACAAAATGGGTTGGCGCTCCTCGGATACCGCCGAATTGTCATACACCGATGCCCGTGTCCCGGCTGCTAATCTTGTCGGCGCCGAGAACAGCGGCTTCGCCCAAATCGCACACGCGTTCCTGGCTGAGCGCATCGGTCTTGCCGTGCAAGCGTATTCGAGTGCGCAGCGTTGCCTGGACATTACCTTGCAGTGGTGCCGTGACCGGGAGACTTTCGGTCGGCCGCTGATCTCCCGGCAGGCCGTGCAGAACACTCTCGCCGAGATGGCCAGGCGCATCGACGTCGCCCGGGTCTACACGCGCCACGTGGTGGAGCGTCAACTTGCCGGCGAGACCGACCTGATCGCGCAGGTGTGCTTCGCCAAGAACACCGCGGTAAAAGCCGGTGAATGGGTGGCCCACCAGGCCGTGCAGCTGTTCGGCGGCATGGGCTACATGTCGGAATCCGAAGTCGAGCGTCAATACCGCGACATGCGAATCCTCGGCATCGGCGGGGGAACAACGGAAATCCTGACTGCATTAGCAGCCAAAACCCTTGGATATCAATCGTGA
- a CDS encoding acyclic terpene utilization AtuA family protein, translated as MSSAVRIGNCSGFYGDRVSAMREMIAGGELDYVTGDYLAELTMLILGRDKMKHPERGYAKTFLTQLEECLGLAHERGVRIVANAGGLNPAGLADAVRGLAQRLGVPVRVAHVEGDDLLPRAEELGLGSPLTANAYLGAWGIVDCLKSGADVVVTGRVTDASVLVGPAAAHFGWHRTDYDQLAGAVVAGHVIECGVQATGGNYAFFTEIPDLTYAGFPLAEIYADGSSVITKHPGTGGQVSVDTVTAQLLYEITGARYANPDVTARMDSIALASDGADRVRISGVVGEPPPPTLKVSLNSIGGFRNSMTFVLTGLDIEAKAQLVRRQLESSLTVEPAELQWTLARTDHVDADTEEAASALLHCVVRDPDPANVGRQFSSAAVELALASYPGFTVTAPPGDGQVYGVFTPGYVDAGEVAHVAVHADGSRVDIPCASETLVLAPVDEPPLPEPLPAGPTRRAPLGVVAGARSGDKGGSANVGVWVRTDEQWRWLAHTLTVDLLRQLLPETADLPVSRHLLPNLRAVNFVIDGILGRGVAYQARFDPQAKGLGEWLRSRYVDIPERLLP; from the coding sequence ATGAGCTCGGCGGTCCGCATCGGAAACTGCTCGGGTTTCTACGGCGACCGGGTGTCCGCCATGCGCGAGATGATCGCCGGCGGCGAGCTGGACTACGTCACCGGGGACTATCTGGCCGAGCTGACCATGTTGATTCTGGGTCGCGACAAGATGAAGCACCCGGAACGCGGCTACGCCAAGACGTTTTTGACCCAGCTGGAAGAATGCCTCGGGCTGGCCCACGAGCGCGGGGTGCGGATCGTGGCCAACGCCGGCGGGCTCAACCCGGCCGGCTTGGCCGACGCGGTGCGCGGATTGGCCCAGCGTCTGGGTGTACCGGTGCGGGTGGCGCATGTCGAAGGCGACGATCTGTTGCCGCGTGCCGAAGAGCTCGGGCTGGGCAGTCCGTTGACCGCTAACGCGTACCTGGGTGCGTGGGGCATCGTCGACTGCCTCAAGTCCGGCGCCGACGTCGTCGTCACCGGGCGGGTGACCGACGCCTCGGTGCTCGTCGGGCCGGCGGCCGCGCACTTCGGGTGGCACCGCACCGACTATGACCAGCTGGCCGGCGCGGTGGTGGCCGGCCACGTCATCGAATGCGGAGTTCAGGCCACCGGCGGCAACTATGCGTTTTTCACGGAGATCCCCGATTTGACCTACGCCGGATTCCCGCTGGCCGAGATCTATGCCGACGGTTCCTCGGTGATCACCAAGCACCCGGGCACCGGCGGGCAGGTCAGCGTCGACACGGTGACCGCGCAACTGCTCTACGAGATCACCGGTGCCCGTTACGCCAACCCGGATGTCACCGCGCGGATGGACAGCATCGCCCTCGCGAGCGACGGCGCCGACCGGGTGCGGATCAGCGGGGTGGTTGGCGAACCGCCGCCGCCGACGCTGAAGGTGTCGCTGAACAGCATCGGCGGGTTCCGCAACTCGATGACCTTCGTGCTGACCGGGCTGGACATCGAAGCCAAGGCCCAGCTGGTGCGCCGACAACTCGAATCCAGCTTGACGGTCGAACCGGCTGAGCTGCAGTGGACGTTAGCGCGCACCGATCACGTCGATGCCGATACCGAAGAAGCGGCCAGTGCGCTGTTGCACTGCGTGGTCCGTGACCCTGACCCTGCCAATGTGGGGCGTCAATTCTCCTCTGCGGCAGTCGAACTCGCACTGGCCAGCTATCCGGGCTTCACTGTCACCGCACCGCCCGGCGACGGCCAGGTCTACGGTGTGTTCACCCCCGGCTACGTCGACGCCGGCGAGGTGGCGCACGTCGCCGTGCATGCCGACGGCAGTCGCGTCGACATCCCTTGTGCCAGTGAAACTTTGGTGCTCGCCCCGGTCGACGAGCCGCCGCTGCCCGAGCCGCTGCCGGCCGGCCCGACCCGTCGGGCGCCGCTAGGCGTTGTGGCCGGCGCGCGCAGCGGTGACAAGGGAGGTTCGGCCAATGTCGGGGTCTGGGTGCGCACCGATGAGCAGTGGCGCTGGCTGGCTCACACCCTGACCGTCGACCTGCTGCGGCAGCTGCTGCCGGAGACCGCCGACCTACCGGTCTCCCGGCATCTGCTGCCCAACCTTCGGGCGGTGAACTTCGTCATCGACGGCATCCTCGGCCGGGGCGTGGCGTATCAGGCGCGCTTCGACCCGCAAGCCAAAGGGCTGGGAGAATGGCTGCGCAGCCGCTATGTCGACATCCCGGAAAGGCTGCTGCCGTGA
- the rpmF gene encoding 50S ribosomal protein L32 yields the protein MAVPKRRTSRANTRSRRAQWKAARPELVNVTVAGRQHKVPRRLLKAARLGLIDLDRR from the coding sequence ATGGCTGTGCCCAAGCGCAGGACGTCGCGCGCGAACACCCGCAGCCGGCGCGCGCAGTGGAAAGCTGCCCGCCCCGAGCTGGTCAACGTCACCGTGGCCGGCCGGCAGCACAAGGTGCCGCGTCGACTGCTCAAGGCCGCGCGCCTGGGCCTGATCGATCTCGACCGGCGCTAG
- a CDS encoding ATP-binding protein, protein MLVNPGRSVYTAHQEGQTLPVGGPEKAVIRGDLFMSRRTAGDQRVLAIRLPNGSSLLISKSLAPTDAVMTKLRWVLLIVGGIGVAVAAVAGAMVTRAGLRPVARLTEAAERVARTDDLRPIPVFGSDELARLTEAFNLMLRALAESRERQARLVTDAGHELRTPLTSLRTNVELLMASMEPGAPPLPEQEMVGLRADVLAQIEELSTLVGDLVDLTRYDAGEVVHESVDMSDIVDRSLERVRRRRNDIQFDVQVIPWQVHGDAGGLARAVLNLLDNAAKWSPPGGRVGVTLRQLDPAYAELVVSDNGPGIPPHERSLVFERFFRSASARAMPGSGLGLAIVKQVVLKHGGALRVEDTVPGGQPPGTSIYVLLPGRPLPVAAHPAPAADAGRTADSGNSLGPANVVSADSQSTQAG, encoded by the coding sequence ATGCTGGTGAACCCCGGCCGGTCGGTGTACACCGCACATCAGGAAGGCCAGACACTTCCGGTGGGTGGGCCCGAGAAGGCGGTCATCCGCGGCGACCTGTTCATGTCCCGGCGCACGGCCGGCGATCAGCGGGTGCTGGCGATTCGTCTGCCCAACGGCAGTTCGCTGCTGATCTCCAAGAGTCTGGCGCCGACCGACGCGGTCATGACGAAACTGCGCTGGGTGTTGTTGATTGTCGGTGGTATCGGTGTCGCGGTTGCCGCGGTGGCCGGGGCGATGGTCACCCGGGCCGGGCTGCGCCCGGTGGCGCGGCTGACCGAAGCCGCCGAACGGGTGGCCCGCACCGACGACCTGCGGCCGATACCGGTGTTCGGCAGCGACGAATTGGCTAGGCTCACAGAGGCATTCAATTTGATGCTGCGTGCCCTGGCCGAGTCCCGGGAACGGCAGGCGCGTCTGGTCACCGACGCCGGTCACGAGCTGCGAACCCCGCTGACGTCGCTGCGTACCAATGTCGAACTGCTGATGGCTTCGATGGAGCCGGGTGCACCACCGCTGCCGGAGCAGGAGATGGTCGGTCTGCGTGCCGACGTACTCGCCCAGATCGAGGAATTATCAACTCTGGTGGGTGATTTGGTGGACCTCACCCGATACGACGCGGGCGAGGTGGTGCACGAGTCGGTCGACATGTCCGATATCGTCGACCGGAGTCTCGAGCGAGTTCGTAGGCGCCGCAACGATATTCAATTCGATGTCCAAGTCATCCCGTGGCAGGTCCACGGCGACGCCGGTGGTTTGGCGCGCGCGGTGCTGAACCTGTTGGACAACGCCGCAAAGTGGAGCCCGCCCGGTGGGCGGGTCGGCGTGACATTAAGGCAGCTCGATCCCGCGTATGCCGAGCTGGTGGTGTCCGACAACGGTCCGGGGATCCCGCCGCACGAGCGCAGCCTGGTATTCGAGCGGTTCTTCCGCTCGGCGTCCGCGCGGGCGATGCCCGGATCAGGGCTGGGCCTCGCGATCGTCAAGCAGGTGGTACTTAAACACGGGGGCGCGCTGCGGGTGGAAGATACCGTGCCGGGCGGTCAGCCCCCGGGCACGTCGATCTATGTGTTGCTTCCCGGGCGTCCGCTACCGGTTGCGGCCCACCCCGCGCCCGCAGCCGACGCCGGTCGCACCGCAGACTCGGGAAACTCTCTGGGTCCCGCGAACGTTGTCTCAGCGGATTCTCAGTCCACCCAGGCAGGGTAG
- a CDS encoding S1C family serine protease — protein sequence MTNHPRYSPPPQQPGYRLAPNQPTGPGYGGQGQQYDWRFGQQPPYRPPFAPFGGAGQGAPVGAPSPLFGGVGQKRSRAGLLAVGALAIAVVSAGIGGAVASVVEHGQQLASSGAGATVGGAAPSVPAANAPAGSVEQVAAKVVPSVVMLETDLGRQSEEGSGIILSPDGTILTNNHVVAAAAKSSPDIGAGPLKTTVTFSDGRTAPFTVVGADPTSDIAVVRVQGISGLKPITLGSSANLRVGQPVVAVGSPLGLEGTVTTGIVSALNRPVSTTGESGNQNTVLDAIQTDAAINPGNSGGALVNMNGDLIGVNSAIATLGADSADAQSGSIGLGFAIPIDQAKRIADELISTGTASHASLGVQVTSDKDTPGAKVVDVVPDGAAASAGLPKGVTITKVDDRRVNGADALVAAIRSKAPGDKVTLTYQDPGGDSRTVQVTLGKAGQ from the coding sequence ATGACGAATCACCCGAGGTATTCGCCACCGCCGCAGCAGCCGGGATACCGTCTAGCGCCGAATCAGCCGACGGGCCCCGGTTATGGCGGCCAGGGCCAGCAGTACGACTGGCGCTTCGGCCAGCAGCCCCCGTACCGCCCGCCGTTTGCTCCGTTTGGCGGAGCTGGGCAAGGCGCCCCGGTCGGGGCGCCTTCGCCGCTTTTCGGTGGTGTAGGCCAAAAGCGCTCGCGCGCAGGGTTGTTGGCGGTTGGCGCGTTGGCGATCGCGGTGGTGTCGGCCGGCATCGGCGGGGCAGTGGCATCGGTGGTCGAGCATGGCCAGCAGCTGGCGAGCAGCGGAGCCGGTGCGACGGTGGGCGGCGCGGCTCCCAGCGTCCCCGCGGCTAATGCGCCGGCGGGGTCGGTGGAGCAGGTTGCCGCCAAGGTGGTGCCCAGCGTGGTCATGCTGGAGACCGACCTGGGCCGGCAATCCGAGGAGGGCTCGGGCATTATCTTGTCGCCCGACGGGACAATCCTGACCAACAACCACGTGGTCGCCGCGGCCGCCAAAAGCAGTCCTGACATCGGCGCCGGCCCGCTGAAAACCACGGTGACCTTCTCCGACGGCCGCACCGCACCGTTCACCGTGGTGGGCGCGGATCCGACTAGCGATATCGCGGTGGTGCGGGTTCAGGGCATCTCCGGGCTCAAACCGATCACGCTCGGTTCGTCGGCGAACCTGCGGGTGGGTCAACCGGTGGTGGCGGTCGGGTCCCCGCTGGGTTTGGAGGGCACGGTCACCACGGGCATCGTCAGCGCGCTCAACCGGCCGGTGTCCACAACGGGAGAGTCGGGTAACCAGAACACCGTGCTTGACGCCATCCAGACCGACGCCGCGATCAACCCCGGCAACTCCGGCGGCGCGCTGGTCAACATGAACGGCGATTTGATCGGCGTGAACTCGGCGATCGCGACCCTTGGTGCCGATTCGGCCGATGCGCAAAGCGGTTCGATCGGTCTGGGTTTCGCCATTCCGATCGACCAGGCTAAGCGCATCGCCGACGAGCTGATCAGCACCGGCACGGCGTCACATGCCTCGCTGGGTGTGCAGGTGACCAGCGATAAGGACACGCCGGGCGCCAAGGTGGTCGATGTGGTGCCCGACGGCGCGGCGGCGAGCGCGGGCCTGCCCAAGGGCGTGACCATCACCAAGGTCGACGACCGTCGGGTCAACGGCGCCGACGCCCTCGTCGCCGCCATCCGGTCGAAGGCTCCCGGTGACAAGGTGACGTTGACATACCAGGATCCGGGTGGCGACAGCCGGACCGTGCAGGTCACCCTCGGTAAGGCGGGCCAGTGA
- a CDS encoding molybdenum cofactor biosynthesis protein B, with amino-acid sequence MRVGAPWSDARYTVAAMEQRAGIVGRALVVVVDDRTAHGDEDHSGPLVTELLTEAGYVVDGVVAVAADEVEIRNALNTAVIGGVDLVVSVGGTGVTPRDVTPEATRDILDREILGISEAIRASALSAGIVDAGLSRGLAGISGSTLVVNLAGSRYAVRDGMATLNPLAAQIIGQLSSLEI; translated from the coding sequence ATGAGAGTCGGTGCGCCGTGGTCAGATGCCAGATATACGGTGGCAGCTATGGAACAGCGGGCGGGGATCGTCGGTAGGGCACTGGTCGTGGTGGTCGATGACCGCACCGCGCACGGCGACGAGGATCACAGCGGTCCGCTGGTCACTGAACTGCTCACCGAAGCCGGGTACGTCGTCGACGGTGTGGTGGCCGTCGCCGCCGACGAGGTAGAGATCCGCAACGCGTTGAACACCGCGGTGATCGGCGGGGTGGACCTGGTGGTGTCGGTCGGCGGCACCGGTGTGACGCCCCGCGATGTCACCCCGGAAGCTACCCGCGACATTCTGGACCGGGAAATCCTCGGGATCTCCGAAGCCATCCGCGCATCGGCGCTGTCCGCCGGCATCGTCGACGCCGGGCTGTCTCGCGGACTGGCCGGGATTTCGGGCAGCACGCTGGTCGTCAACCTCGCCGGCTCCCGCTATGCCGTGCGGGACGGAATGGCCACCCTGAATCCACTGGCGGCGCAGATCATCGGCCAGCTGTCGAGTTTGGAGATTTAA
- a CDS encoding MscL family protein encodes MFKGFKNFLMRGDVITVAVGLVVALAFSNLVKAFTDSVINPLVAATQPHHAFGLGWQLGDAGNKATFLDIGAFISAVIYFIVFVAVVYFVIVMPYRHIQKRRGVTVFGEDPATKACPACLSDIPEAAQKCKYCAAEQPKTGEAVSAG; translated from the coding sequence GTGTTCAAGGGATTCAAAAACTTTCTGATGCGCGGTGACGTAATCACTGTGGCCGTCGGGCTGGTGGTGGCCCTGGCCTTCTCGAACCTGGTCAAAGCTTTCACCGACAGTGTGATCAATCCGCTTGTCGCGGCCACACAGCCGCATCATGCGTTCGGGTTGGGTTGGCAACTCGGCGACGCGGGCAACAAGGCTACTTTCCTCGACATCGGGGCGTTCATCTCGGCGGTCATCTACTTCATCGTCTTCGTCGCGGTGGTGTACTTCGTGATCGTGATGCCCTACCGGCATATTCAAAAACGCCGTGGGGTGACCGTGTTCGGCGAGGACCCGGCGACCAAGGCCTGCCCGGCATGCCTATCCGACATTCCCGAGGCCGCACAGAAATGCAAGTACTGTGCCGCCGAGCAGCCCAAGACCGGCGAAGCGGTCAGTGCAGGGTAA